Proteins co-encoded in one Uloborus diversus isolate 005 chromosome 9, Udiv.v.3.1, whole genome shotgun sequence genomic window:
- the LOC129229943 gene encoding zinc finger protein 423-like, producing MPFKCDFCQRLFKHKRSRDRHVKLHTGDRKYRCTQCEAAFSRSDHLKIHLKTHDNAKPYQCAVCNRGYNTAAALTSHMQNHKRDSPTAQPLRCQQCSALFATPKELQIHVTIHEKDASPSRKDKSLSCSFCSESFCDSDSLRDHVEEKHTPETQGKCPECLKTFSSLEALLNHKKIHADSVKEEPSSNSNRFSCGFCTKNEFLTLDSLQVHMQECHVPLSNSMESSSTTQTSSSPLSNSRATPDTPTRKSNASSNAAAAYGCEYCTMKFNSVHALQKHTLTVHSFSEVTDANHENVYCSQCSKAFPSSASLADHVRTMHEMAITKDYDKKPQSRSRNDSPRHLDPTCVPIFNGSSPHFVAPGPFLCSQCNAALPDFESFRNHLKSHIDAVVKKFSCFECDGQFPTEDLLDAHIANHYLATTTEYGCQSCLKMFVKPDHLQKHLMDIHAHQLYQCALCKEIFESKVNIQVHFAVKHSNECHLFKCTSCNSMFRSDIEFHLHVKVAHLAKIQPFRCFLCDMCFPTEIQLQLHLQSHKKQFSCAFCREEFHVEFLLDRHIQEKHSGESGISLSNRDGESVQNLSLKTRLKSEMENNFSPSKKKQLRCDICDAVFSIESSLNVHRRQVHNIRTSGSQKSGQTTLSLFCAYCNESCKSRTELENHMKAHTVSPSKHKCNICDEVCPSAGTLAEHKLSHCKIITDSTCATCHTALKLEEHFHVHLHQHNPQGLPASCVICRQTLMSEIEVQVHAKFHLKNTEPVYSCCVCARQSSIQQLIITGTQENHSYMCKDCFHAKGDDLRCHECHVKFENLSELEKHRSTHRKTYQCIKCQMSFDTEAEIQVHVATHVLQEGTNHACHLCPKIFDSPSKLQCHLIEHTFEGCSSYCCYMCSAVFTSPHLIQQHMLEHGLDARPYDCSLCHQKFFFKPELDNHSIYHRDLLKETGNFQCSECNKTFASSVNLQNHCKIHDQKSVNGNLKCSLCPEVFETSVEMQQHHFRAHGDSELNDSKKCFPCSECDKVFPCLSNLQGHLRIHTQGVKYTCPECNKEFALARNLTIHMRSHSGVKPYECHICKKRFARKENRKAHLKSHSGQKPFMCPHCGKTFSRKCHVKEHMRIHITSTTHPCEMCSETFSSLALLKRHLVDAHNKSFDYSCSICNEVFESSESLDRHLLKEHDVRTSTSPLDEISVSSLDQSSSSGDLKDLDSSECSSIIEESDTRDSPISVAEESLENTASTPQVVA from the exons ATGCCCTTCAAGTGCGACTTCTGCCAGCGCCTGTTCAAGCACAAGCGCAGCCGGGATCGCCACGTCAAGCTGCACACCGGCGACCGGAAGTACCGGTGCACGCAGTGCGAAGCCGCCTTCTCCCGCTCCGACCACCTGAAGATTCATCTGAAGACGCACGACAACGCCAAGCCCTACCAGTGCGCCGTGTGCAACCGCGGTTACAACACGGCGGCGGCGCTCACCTCACACATGCAGAACCACAAGAGGGACAGCCCTACCGCACAGCCCCTGCGGTGCCAACAGTGCTCCGCGCTTTTTGCCACTCCTAAAGAGCTACAG ATTCATGTCACCATCCATGAGAAGGATGCATCACCCTCACGAAAGGACAAATCCTTGTCCTGCAGTTTCTGCTCCGAGAGTTTCTGTGACTCTGATAGTCTAAGGGACCATGTTGAAGAGAAACACACTCCAGAGACACAAGGAAAATGCCCAGAGTGCCTGAAAACATTTTCTTCCCTAGAAGCCTTGCTCAACCATAAGAAa ATTCATGCCGATTCTGTGAAAGAGGAGCCTTCATCAAACAGCAATAGATTTTCTTGTGGTTTCTGTACGAAGAATGAATTTCTTACTTTGGACTCCTTACAAGTGCACATGCAAGAATGTCACGTCCCGCTAAGCAACAGCATGGAATCTTCTTCAACGACTCAGACGTCGTCCAGTCCGCTCAGCAATTCAAGAGCAACCCCTGACACACCCACCCGCAAATCCAACGCTTCGTCCAACGCTGCTGCTGCGTACGGATGCGAATACTGCACCATGAAGTTCAACAGCGTGCACGCACTCCAGAAACACACACTCACTGTTCACAGCTTTAGCGAAGTCACAGACGCCAACCACGAAAACGTGTACTGTTCTCAATGCAGCAAGGCTTTTCCGAGCTCTGCTTCACTGGCAGACCACGTTCGGACCATGCACGAGATGGCAATTACCAAAGACTACGATAAAAAGCCGCAGTCAAGAAGCAGGAATGACAGTCCTCGGCATTTAGACCCAACTTGTGTCCCAATCTTCAACGGCTCCAGCCCTCATTTCGTCGCTCCTGGTCCATTTCTCTGCAGTCAGTGCAACGCAGCACTGCCTGATTTCGAATCTTTCCGTAACCACCTCAAGAGCCATATAGATGCCGTGGTAAAGAAATTTAGCTGCTTCGAATGCGATGGACAGTTCCCGACTGAAGATCTTCTAGACGCACATATCGCGAATCATTACTTGGCCACAACCACCGAATATGGATGTCAGAGTTGTCTTAAAATGTTTGTGAAACCAGACCACTTGCAGAAACATTTGATGGATATCCACGCCCATCAGTTATACCAATGTGCATTgtgtaaagaaatttttgaatccAAAGTGAATATACAAGTCCATTTTGCTGTGAAACATAGCAACGAATGCCATTTGTTTAAGTGTACTTCGTGCAATTCCATGTTCCGATCAGATATCGAGTTTCACTTGCATGTAAAAGTTGCTCACTTAGCGAAAATACAACCTTTTCGTTGTTTTCTTTGTGATATGTGTTTTCCGACAGAAATCCAGCTTCAGTTGCACTTGCAAAGCCACAAGAAGCAGTTTTCCTGCGCTTTCTGTCGGGAAGAATTTCACGTCGAGTTTTTGCTTGATCGCCACATTCAGGAAAAACATTCTGGGGAAAGCGGCATTTCCCTCTCCAATCGCGATGGTGAAAGTGtgcaaaatttaagtttgaaaactcGATTGAAATCAGAAATGGAAAATAATTTCAGTCCCAGCAAGAAAAAGCAATTGAGATGTGATATATGTGACGCTGTTTTTAGTATTGAATCTTCCCTTAACGTTCATAGACGCCAAGTTCATAATATTAGAACATCTGGCTCTCAAAAATCTGGACAAACTACTTTAAGCCTGTTTTGTGCGTATTGCAATGAATCTTGCAAATCAAGGACAGAGTTGGAAAATCACATGAAAGCTCATACTGTAAGTCCGAGCAAACATAAGTGTAATATTTGTGATGAAGTGTGCCCGTCTGCTGGAACTCTCGCCGAACATAAGTTATCACACTGTAAGATAATTACTGACAGTACATGTGCTACGTGTCATACTGCTCTGAAATTAGAAGAGCATTTTCATGTCCATCTTCATCAACACAACCCCCAAGGTTTGCCTGCTTCATGTGTGATCTGTCGTCAAACTTTGATgtctgaaattgaagtccaagTCCACgcaaaatttcatctaaaaaacACAGAACCCGTGTATTCATGCTGCGTTTGTGCTCGTCAAAGCTCAATTCAGCAGCTTATCATAACAGGAACTCAGGAAAACCATTCCTATATGTGTAAGGATTGCTTCCATGCAAAAGGTGATGACTTACGGTGTCACGAATGTCATGTTAAATTTGAAAACTTGTCAGAACTCGAAAAACATCGCTCAACACATAGAAAAACATACCAGTGCATAAAATGTCAAATGTCTTTCGACACTGAAGCAGAAATACAGGTCCATGTTGCCACTCATGTTCTTCAAGAAGGCACAAATCATGCTTGTCATCTTTGCCCAAAAATATTTGATTCACCATCGAAACTTCAATGCCATCTTATTGAACACACTTTTGAGGGATGCTCAAGCTATTGTTGTTACATGTGTAGCGCCGTGTTTACATCTCCGCACCTCATACAACAACACATGTTAGAGCACGGTTTAGATGCAAGGCCTTACGACTGCAGCCTCTGCCACCAAAAATTCTTCTTTAAGCCAGAACTTGATAATCATTCGATATACCACAGAGATTTACTGAAAGAAACTGGGAACTTTCAGTGTTCAGAATGTAATAAAACTTTCGCATCATCGGTAAACCTGCAAAACCACTGCAAGATTCATGACCAAAAATCTGTCAACGGAAATCTGAAGTGTTCGCTCTGTCCAGAAGTTTTTGAAACATCCGTCGAAATGCAACAGCACCATTTTAGAGCACATGGTGATAGTGAGCTTAATGACAGCAAAAAGTGTTTTCCTTGCTCCGAGTGTgataaagtgtttccttgcttgaGCAATCTTCAAGGGCATCTACGTATACATACTCAAGGTGTTAAGTATACTTGTCCGGAATGCAATAAAGAGTTTGCACTTGCCAGAAACTTGACAATACACATGCGTTCCCACAGTGGTGTTAAACCGTATGAATGTCACATATGCAAAAAACGGTTCGCTCGCAAAGAGAATCGTAAAGCTCACTTGAAATCTCACTCTGGCCAGAAGCCGTTCATGTGCCCTCACTGTGGCAAGACATTCTCCAGGAAATGTCACGTGAAGGAACACATGAGAATCCACATTACATCCACGACCCATCCATGTGAAATGTGTTCCGAAACCTTCTCCTCCCTGGCATTGCTCAAACGCCATTTGGTCGATGCTCACAACAAGAGTTTTGACTATTCCTGTTCCATCTGCAACGAAGTCTTCGAAAGTTCTGAAAGCCTGGATCGTCACTTGCTCAAGGAACATGACGTGAGAACCAGTACTTCCCCTCTGGACGAGATATCGGTATCATCGCTTGACCAGAGCTCCAGTTCTGGAGATTTgaaagatttggacagcagcgaATGCAGTAGTATCATTGAAGAAAGTGATACGAGGGACTCGCCTATATCTGTAGCAGAAGAGAGCTTAGAAAACACAGCATCTACCCCACAGGTCGTGGCGTAG